The region GGAAGTGACGACTGAAGCTTTTATCACACACGTCGCAGACAAACTGTTTCCCTCGCTTCCTCACCGCACACTCACGACTTTCTACTGCAAAGTGTGGacgagagaaagagagagaggaaaaagtcAGACTGGTGGTTTTTTAGACTCATGCAGCGTTTTAATCTCACCTTGTGTCTCAGGTGGACACGCCCCCTGATTCACATCTGGACATGAAActagaagaaagaaaaagaaaaagtcttCATCTCTGAAACTTCAATTGTCGTTTTAACATCTTTAATAACTCTTTAAAGTAATGACTgttgtaaatataaatacaggAGTTGTTCAATTACGTTTATCTCAAATTCAAAGATTGGCAACTTTTATTGCactgtcagcatttagaatcatGAGAAATCTAAGCATTATTTTTAGACTCATTTTGTATATCATTTGAtggtattgtgtgtgttttgggataGTTGTGTGagtttcttccttgcttcattCGTTTATTTGGAAAGGACAATGTATATTAATAGCCGTAAAATACGTGAATGGTTgttaagtgttgtttttgtagcattgtgtgtttttggactcattttgtacatttttggtgtgttttagagtcatttggtgtattgttttgttggcttcgtgtgtgttttgggagtcatagTGTGCGTTTCTAATACTATTAATGAATGCAAAAGTACGTACCAGGTTATGGTCATTTAGTAccagtttatatatatttttgtagtgttgagagtttgtggagtcattttgtgcattattgttgttgttttatgtgttatgagtcatttggagtatttttgttcagtatttGAGTGTTTCTGTTATTCTTCTGTGGGCTTCTGGGATAGATCACATTTAGCTATTGAGCTAACTTCCATCTGTCGTCCccatttttgtattgtttattgtccttttgtgtatttttctgtcatattgtatgtttttttctgctgtagTTGCACAAAGAAGCAAATTGTCATTATTTAATGGTAACGTTTGATGTTCACCTGCTCCTTGTTCACGCTGCGtctcagctcctcctcctccatctgtcTTTCTCTGTAACTTTCCCAGAGGTTTGAGGGTGTAGAGGAGGCCGCTCTGCTGGAACAGCACAGGGCATCCGCTCAGCACGTTCTCCCTCCACTGGCGGCCGCTTCTCTCGCTTTCTGCTGCAGCCTTTAGTTGGTTCTCCAGACGTTCCACCTGTGACCTCAGAGCAGAGAGCAGCTGAGAGAAGAGTGAGCTCACCTTCCTCGTGGCTTCTGATGCCAACATGTCCACAACGCATGGAACACTGggctgaaaaacaaagaaacatgtTGATTCAAAGCACAAAATCTGTACTTTagagtcattccatgtcatgtGACTATTCATTAGAcccactgtacatttttagtttgatctgatgaatactttgtgaaatatagccatggtggggggggggatatgtgtccttattgttcttccattttctgcttctaatatctcaggaactacagcaCATATTAAAGGtacatttagtgtttttgtgtcattttctgttttttttgggtcattgcgtgtttttcttgtggttttgcgtgtttacagctaaaataacaacaactatCTGTTCATATTGACCGTTTGTTATATGAGATTAGAAACAAATAAACGTTGTACTCAAACAACTTAAAAAAGGTTCACGACAAGTATGGAAACGTCAACATTAAAACAGCGAGAGCAAAATGCACTGAACTTGTCAAACGAAAGGAAGAAAACTATTATTCATATCTGTTATTAAAACTTTAAGACCTCATTAATTATCAAATaatataaatttttttaataaaaaaagagggactttataatttaagagggttatttcattttaaaaaaagccagTTTTCGTGCAACCaggaaacgtttttgtatttgtgttgacCATACGTTGACCATACGCTGACCATACGCTGACCATACGTTGACCATACGCTGACCATACGTTGACCATACGTTGACCATACGCTGACCATACGTTGACCATACGTTGACCATACGCTGACCATACGCTGACCATACGCTGACCATACGTTGACCATACGTTGACCATACGCTGACCATACGTTGACCATACGTTGACCATACGTTGACCATACGCTGACCATACGcaaagcaatttaaaaaaaagattttcaaaagctatAACGAGGACAATCCTTGTAAGTAAATTTGTTTATCCTATGTATGAAtggtattgtttgttttatttgttaaattgtATTTTGGTTGACTgtaagtttgtgtttttaaaataatttgtaaGACCTTGTTAGGGGAAATGAAGAGTTCATGTTGTTATTGATTATAATGACAACCTAGTTAATTAACGGATTTATGGATAGGCAGAGGGATTAAAAAGTATGTACTTCCTCCCACTCCTTTTTGGAAACGTAAAGTGTTGCAAAATTGTGTTAAGAATCTTTTTGTTTGATGGATTTTTAATGACTGTGTATGAAACTCGTTCATAAAATTGATTAAATATGACTTATTACGCATAAATAGTTTGAACATAGAGAGAATAATGTTCTTTAGATAAGACTTTATGAAAAAGATTTCACATTGACAGTTCTATAATATAACTGTGTGTTCTGTGAGATATTGAAGCTAAAATaaggttgttttgttgttgcttttgttgttttttgggacTTATTTCAAACTTGGATAAATGAAAATTACTCcaatctaataaaaacaaaaatatctgGGCATCAAATTTGGTGTgattttaaaagataaaatgatAAGGGAAACAAAATTGAAGACAATGTAAATGTttctgtattaatttatttttgacaatgttTTTTAATAAGTTGAATGCTTGAAAAATagtgaataaaaaatgattgagCTTCACATCGAtgtatttctaaataaatgtgacGTGTATATTGTGCTAGTTTTGCTGAATTAGCTCTGTCTAacagttttatatttatttttgtgtattttaggagaATAAAGTAAAGCTGTCCGCCATCTTTGTTGTGCTGCTGTTGTTTGAGGTTTATCTCCTCCATCACAGCATTTCTGTCcctaaacacagaaacacgttTACAAATAATAAGAAAAGTCTCACCTTTATCGTCTTCGTCGCAGCATCGGTCTGCATGTTAACGATAATATCGACAGCAGCGCCGATGAGCGTCTCCATGATAGACTTCATCTGGGAAAAAAACACCGagttttctgacattttgttaAGTAAAATTTCACGATGACTGTTTTTGAAACTAAAGAAACAAATCAGTGGTACGTAAACGCAACATTGGCCGGAAACACGCTGTGCGACGATGtcaactttcaaaataagagttcttatttttgttattttttgaataaatgtaatttaatactCCATTATTACTTTAGATTTTACTGCAGGATGTCATGGAACGTCTGTTTATTTgagacattttaaaacaaatatttatttctcctccacattggaaaataaaataaaatagaaaaacatgaatgaaaaggagcagaaataaGGATAAACTTATAACATCTGCCCCTCCATcgaaaattaattacattaaacaaaggCAAACTGCGTGTTCTGTAATAGATTCTAGTTATAGTCATTCTATTCATcataattctgttttttaatttcagttttgAATTTAGATTTGtgtattagcttttttttttttttaattcagtattATCAGTTATTATTCTGTAGTAGCATTGATTCATTTCATACATGTTTGAAGCTgagatgtttgttttattacttttaaaaaattttttatttaatttgcattGTAATTCACTGTTATTTAAAGAATAAAGATCGTTTCTTTTCTATTCTCAAGTCTAAAAATCACATCGTCGAAGGTCGATTGTTCATGTCTTAAGCTTAAATCCTCCAGTgactaaattaataaattacacagttatgattgaaaatatttatttattgcaggTCCAAAAATATTTCCAGAATCATCACAAGGGGAAGCGATACATCAGAAAGTaacagaacatttaaattaaacagcAGAAGGCATCTTCAAACCTTTATAGCTGCACAgttacagtaaaaataataacttaaaCTAAGTTAGAAAAGTATGTGAAGATTAGCATTACTTTAGCAAACAATAGTTTTGAAGCCAGCGTTGATTCCAAaatatctttttaaataaatctaagTATTTTTAGGCACATTCAAAGACCTTTTattcagatttcttttttttcacacttAATCTtagtttttcagatttcaaagATCCATTCCACACATTGATAGAAACCAGAGTGAGCctggtgtcaaattacaaaGAACGCCGCATCAAACCTGATTCAGGCTGCAGATTGTTTTCCAAAACAAATAGAAGCACTCATTGTTTTCTTCCTCCACACTACGACTGAAACGTACACTAAAGAAACATAATTGTGCTAACatctacatttattattattattaacacattCTTATTTATTCCACAGCGAGAATATCAAACCAAATTCAGCACGGTAGCGATAGCGAGGAAAATCATTCAGTTTGTTAGGCCAATCTTaaacattattgtaattttttaaaaagcatttaattgtctcttattatgaattattttttttttaatccaattcACGAGCcacaattttcaattaaaaagttGAATTGTTTTTACGGAAACAAAGATACAGATTAAGAAAATCAATTTCTGAAATGTTCAAAAACCTTCTAATTGTCCTTATTAGTAAATCTAtgtcaaacaaaacacattattcaccatatttgttttattaacttttaaaaataggactacatTTTCTTGAAATcgtgtgattgatgatgtcacacggccccactgactctaaacatcccattgttttctattggagtgaaacattcagcctgatttatagatcatttagtagattttagaTCATctaaaagctattttttttttttaaaaaatcacaacttTGTGTTGCTTATAGTTGATCTaaaaaaccaagaaaagttaaagatgtcgatgtaaaacTCTTGTTTACCagaggataaaaacaattgtaacccgaaaaaaaaatctgtgacagcagggggcgacagttccaactctgtggtttagTAGTAgtcaatgaagcagagaagaagagctttctTCAGGGACCATATCTCTTCGttaaacagtgcactgacacactctggtggctgaagttaagtaaatcacagacttttgaagacgcacaaaccctgaggataaaagtccttttgggtggtaatccttcaacagtccatgattactcactaacttcagccaccaaagcgtgtcagcgcactgctTAAGGGAGAAtaaaaggtcccttaggagagctctttcattgtctactacgaaACCACAGAGCtgaaactgtcgccccctgtggtttttatcctctttcagttaaaaaaagagctttatatcaacatctttaacttttcctgtttttttttttttttaatttgctatttttttttgaaaaatctactaaatgatctataaatcaggctgaatgtttcactccaatagaaaacaatgaaatgttcacaggcagtggggccgtgtgacatcatcaatcacatgatttcaagatggaggaacacaggctctaaaactgtaaagtggtcttgtttttaaaagttaatacaataaatatgatgcaaaataatgtgttttgttggacgTAGATCTACTAATATGTACATTTATAAGATTTTAGGACACGTTTGcataaacagtggaggatccctttaaggagCGTTTACGAGGCTTCACAGATGTGTTTCTTGAGCTGTCGTGGGTCAGAGAAACCACGATTGCACTGCTGACATGAGTACAGTTTCTGGCCCGTGTGCACCTGCATGTGGCACTTGAGCTGGTTGGACTGGTGGAACTTTCTGTGGCAGTAAGAGCACTCAAACGGCTTCTCGCCCGTGTGGATCCGCACGTGGCGGTAGAAGTTCCCGTCAGTGCGGAAGGCTTTCCCGCACTGCTCGCACTTGTAGGGCTTCTCGCCCGTGTGGATGCGGTCGTGCTGCTTCAGGCTGGCGGCATGGAAGAAGCTCTTGCCGCACACTTCGCAGACGAAGGGCTTCTCGCCGCGGTGGCTGCGCTGGTGGTAGCTGAACGAGTGCTTGTTGTGGAACGACTTGCCGCACTCGTTGCACGTGAACTCCTTGTGCTCGCTGTGGCCACGCTCGTGGAGCTTGAGCGAGCACGCGGCGCTGAAGCCTCGCAGGCAGATCTTGCAGCTGAAGGGTTTGACCAGGGACTTGCGCCCTTGGTTGGGGTTCTGCATGCCGCCTGTGGACTCGGCGTCACGGTCGGCGTGCACGTACTTCTGGTGGATGAGCAGCCGGCAGTTGAAGAGGAACGTCTTGCCACACAGGTCGCACATGAAGGGCTTCCGCGCGCCGTGGATGAGCATGTGCGACTTGAGCTTGTTGTTGTCGGAGAAGCTCTTGCCGCACTCCTGGCAGCTGAACGGCTTCTCGCCTGTGTGGATACGAAGGTGTCGCTTCAGGTTGTTGTTGAGGCTGAATCTGGCGCCGCAGATGTGGCAGGTGAAGGGTTTCTCCCCCGTGTGGACCAGATGATGCCGCTTCAGTGCCGTGCCCGTGCGGTACGACCTGTCGCACACGCTGCAGACGAACGGCGAGTCGCCCGTGTGCTTCCTCTTGTGCACGGTGAGGGAGTGTGCGTACTTGAACGTCTCCTCGCACAACGGGCACTTGTACTTGCGCGCGCTGGTGTGAACCATCTGGTGGAAGCGCAGCGTGTCTTTGCTCTTGAACTCTTTGCCGCAGGTGGCGCAGCTGAACGGGCGCTCCTCGGAGTGCACGGCCATGTGACAGCGCAGCTGCACCGCCGTCTTGCACGTCTTGTCGCAGAGGTGACACTGGAACGCCTGCTTCCACTTCTCGTGACGCAGCAGGTGGTTCTCCAGCGGCTGCTGCGTCCGGAACGTCTTGCCACACTGGTCGCAGGAGAAGGGCTTGGGCGGCCGCAGCTGCTGGTGGCGCCGCAGGTGGTTCTGGAGCGACTCCTCCTTCCTGTACGAGCGCTTGCACTGCGGACACGGGAAGGGCAGCGGCGCTTTGGTGGCCTGGTGACGCAGGAGGTGGTTCTCCAGGGACCTCCGCTCCAGGAAGCTGCGGTCGCACTGCTCGCAGGGATAAGGCTTCTTGTGCACCTTCACGTGCTTCTTCAGCTCTCCTTTCCAGTAGAAACCGAGGCTGCAGTGGTCGCAGAAGAACCGCGGTGCCTTCTTCCTCAGGTTTGGTCCGTGCACTTCGGGTTCACTCGTCTCCTCCTGCACGAGGCTCTCAGTCGACTCTGAGAGAAAGAAACAACACAGAAAGGACCAATTGTTATAAACAGTGCTGATTTTTATGGTAATTATGACAAACAAGAATTTACATTGAAACTGAAGCTTTATTGCATAAACACTTAGAGTGTTACCTACAAATAATgtttgcttcatgtttacagGAAA is a window of Gouania willdenowi chromosome 13, fGouWil2.1, whole genome shotgun sequence DNA encoding:
- the LOC114474561 gene encoding zinc finger protein 345-like, with protein sequence MEARLGSEVSSMVEFAIRATVTVCGELNAEEALSSEEIREIQRCLVLQIQQLFARCSAELSEENEALRARVEQLEDVVQWKAGQLERELEVRVGKLGRDMEQLEKELKSISEAGGKSPEPGCERGGSVSTCPPSPTADSAPNLTGSTPNPFAESSELVLSSPAESSCVTRPAVGSLVFVGTVGSASTVLLVGSGQVVAPPLALSSSETTTNHIQELSDSAEATPQDAPSPVSSTVSGVDTTQECQENQSTSATCTPAAKPDQESTESLVQEETSEPEVHGPNLRKKAPRFFCDHCSLGFYWKGELKKHVKVHKKPYPCEQCDRSFLERRSLENHLLRHQATKAPLPFPCPQCKRSYRKEESLQNHLRRHQQLRPPKPFSCDQCGKTFRTQQPLENHLLRHEKWKQAFQCHLCDKTCKTAVQLRCHMAVHSEERPFSCATCGKEFKSKDTLRFHQMVHTSARKYKCPLCEETFKYAHSLTVHKRKHTGDSPFVCSVCDRSYRTGTALKRHHLVHTGEKPFTCHICGARFSLNNNLKRHLRIHTGEKPFSCQECGKSFSDNNKLKSHMLIHGARKPFMCDLCGKTFLFNCRLLIHQKYVHADRDAESTGGMQNPNQGRKSLVKPFSCKICLRGFSAACSLKLHERGHSEHKEFTCNECGKSFHNKHSFSYHQRSHRGEKPFVCEVCGKSFFHAASLKQHDRIHTGEKPYKCEQCGKAFRTDGNFYRHVRIHTGEKPFECSYCHRKFHQSNQLKCHMQVHTGQKLYSCQQCNRGFSDPRQLKKHICEAS